In the genome of Enterococcus hirae ATCC 9790, one region contains:
- a CDS encoding ATP-dependent Clp protease ATP-binding subunit: MLCQNCGKNEATIHLYATVNGQRTQLDYCQSCYQKIKNQQNGGLTSMAQNDPFGFGSLDDLFRSMSRQMQQQGNYEQTPPTQFGGNNNFNGGQPPQQGNSEGLLGEYGINITEQARQGDIDPVIGRDDEIKRVIEILNRRTKNNPVLIGEPGVGKTAVVEGLAQKIVDGDVPQKLMDKEVIRLDVVSLVQGTGIRGQFEERMQKLIEEIKQAENVILFIDEVHEIVGAGSAGDGNMDAGNILKPALARGELQMVGATTLNEYRIIEKDAALERRMQPVRVVEPSVEETISILKGLQKRYEDYHHVKYTDEAIEAAAILSNRYVQDRFLPDKAIDLLDETGSKKNLTIQIVDPKTIDKKLEEAQEQKIQASKEEDFEKAAYYRDQISKLEKMKERQLTDEETPVITEKDMEKIVEERTGIPVGDLKEKEQTQLKNLATDLKAHVIGQDDAVDRVAKAIRRNRVGLSKKNRPIGSFLFVGPTGVGKTELAKQLAFELFGSEDSMIRFDMSEYMEKHSVSKLIGSPPGYVGYEEAGQLTEKVRRNPYSLILLDEVEKAHPDVLHMFLQILDDGRLTDAQGRTVSFKDTIIIMTSNAGTGKVEANVGFGAAREGVTRSVLNQLNNYFTPEFLNRFDGIIEFSALSKENLMTIVTLMLDEVNEMLAAQQLHIEVPTNVKEKLVDLGYDPAMGARPLRRTIQEQIEDGIAEFYLDHPSIHELKAKLDKEEKIVITSKQERLVKETTNEPTN, encoded by the coding sequence ATGCTTTGTCAAAATTGTGGGAAAAATGAAGCAACGATCCACTTATATGCAACAGTAAACGGACAGAGAACGCAACTTGATTACTGCCAAAGTTGCTATCAAAAAATTAAAAATCAACAAAATGGAGGTCTGACTAGTATGGCTCAAAATGATCCTTTTGGTTTTGGCAGCTTGGACGACTTATTCCGCTCCATGTCCCGCCAAATGCAACAGCAAGGAAACTATGAACAAACTCCTCCAACCCAATTCGGTGGTAACAACAACTTTAACGGCGGTCAACCACCGCAACAAGGAAATTCCGAAGGTCTTTTAGGAGAATACGGAATCAACATCACCGAACAAGCTCGTCAAGGTGACATTGATCCTGTGATCGGCCGTGATGATGAAATCAAACGTGTGATCGAGATTTTAAACCGTCGAACAAAAAACAATCCGGTATTAATCGGTGAGCCTGGTGTTGGTAAAACTGCCGTAGTTGAAGGACTTGCACAAAAAATCGTAGATGGCGATGTGCCGCAAAAATTAATGGATAAAGAAGTGATTCGTTTAGATGTGGTTTCTTTGGTTCAAGGAACTGGTATCCGTGGACAATTTGAAGAACGGATGCAAAAATTGATCGAAGAAATTAAGCAGGCTGAAAATGTCATATTATTCATTGATGAAGTCCATGAAATTGTCGGTGCTGGTTCTGCTGGTGACGGGAACATGGATGCGGGAAATATTTTAAAACCAGCTCTAGCTCGTGGCGAACTACAAATGGTTGGTGCCACTACATTAAATGAATACCGCATCATCGAGAAAGATGCAGCTTTAGAAAGACGGATGCAACCGGTTCGGGTCGTTGAACCTTCTGTTGAGGAAACAATCAGTATCTTAAAAGGATTGCAAAAACGCTACGAAGACTACCATCACGTCAAATATACCGATGAAGCAATCGAAGCTGCAGCTATTCTCTCAAATCGTTATGTTCAAGATCGTTTCTTACCAGATAAAGCGATTGACTTGCTTGATGAAACTGGCTCAAAGAAAAACTTAACGATTCAAATCGTTGATCCTAAAACCATTGACAAAAAACTTGAAGAAGCACAGGAACAAAAAATCCAAGCTTCTAAAGAAGAAGACTTTGAGAAAGCCGCTTATTATCGTGACCAAATCAGTAAATTAGAAAAGATGAAAGAACGTCAATTAACAGATGAAGAAACGCCTGTTATCACAGAAAAAGATATGGAAAAAATTGTGGAAGAACGTACGGGCATCCCCGTTGGCGATCTAAAAGAAAAAGAGCAAACACAATTGAAGAATCTTGCGACTGATCTAAAAGCACATGTGATTGGACAAGACGATGCCGTAGATCGTGTGGCAAAAGCTATTCGTCGTAATCGGGTTGGCTTGAGCAAGAAAAACCGCCCTATCGGATCATTTTTATTCGTAGGTCCAACTGGTGTCGGCAAAACTGAATTAGCCAAGCAACTGGCATTTGAATTATTCGGTTCCGAAGATTCAATGATTCGTTTTGATATGTCTGAATACATGGAAAAACACAGTGTATCTAAATTGATTGGTTCTCCTCCTGGCTATGTGGGCTATGAAGAGGCAGGTCAACTTACTGAAAAAGTACGTCGTAATCCTTATAGCTTGATTTTATTGGATGAAGTGGAAAAAGCACATCCTGATGTGTTACACATGTTCCTCCAAATTTTGGATGATGGCCGTTTGACTGACGCACAAGGTCGGACAGTAAGCTTTAAAGATACGATCATCATTATGACAAGTAATGCTGGTACAGGTAAAGTCGAAGCAAATGTCGGTTTTGGAGCAGCTCGTGAAGGGGTTACTCGTTCTGTTTTAAACCAACTAAACAATTACTTCACACCTGAATTCTTGAACCGTTTCGATGGAATCATCGAATTTAGTGCGCTATCAAAAGAAAACTTAATGACCATCGTTACCTTGATGCTAGATGAAGTCAATGAAATGTTAGCAGCACAACAACTGCATATCGAAGTGCCGACAAATGTCAAAGAAAAACTTGTTGACTTAGGCTATGACCCAGCAATGGGCGCACGCCCTCTTCGTCGAACGATCCAAGAACAAATCGAAGATGGAATTGCTGAATTTTATTTAGACCATCCTTCAATCCATGAACTAAAAGCAAAATTGGATAAAGAAGAAAAAATTGTGATCACTTCTAAACAAGAACGTTTAGTCAAAGAAACGACAAACGAGCCAACAAACTAA
- a CDS encoding DUF1827 family protein: MKFVNVTNSHSRLVLNQLENTDAHMVKVYTAGNTMIVYTEAPEHNEILLINEKRKIQPKEIEEVKTYFLNKIHDALYQENEIQVIELDDLVEISIPKHHPHTEVAM; the protein is encoded by the coding sequence ATGAAATTTGTCAATGTAACGAATAGTCATTCACGTTTGGTTTTAAACCAATTGGAAAATACAGATGCTCATATGGTGAAGGTTTACACTGCAGGCAATACAATGATTGTTTACACTGAAGCACCGGAACATAACGAGATTTTACTGATTAATGAAAAACGAAAAATACAACCCAAAGAAATTGAAGAAGTCAAAACGTACTTCCTCAATAAAATCCATGACGCCCTATATCAAGAAAACGAAATCCAAGTAATTGAATTAGATGACTTAGTTGAAATCTCGATTCCGAAACATCATCCCCACACTGAGGTTGCAATGTGA
- the wecB gene encoding non-hydrolyzing UDP-N-acetylglucosamine 2-epimerase, with product MMIKVMSIFGTRPEAIKMAPLIKALEKDERFESIVTVTGQHREMLDQVLEVFEITPDHDLDVMSVNQTLTAITTKVLLSLEPILQAEQPDIVLVHGDTTTTFAAATAAFYQQIKVGHVEAGLRTWNKWSPFPEEINRQATDVLADLYFAPTNESADNLRREHHDEANIFVTGNTAIDAMRYTIVADQKSDHLSSSSTKQLLVTMHRRENLGEPMANVFQALGRIAEEFSDVSIIFPMHKNPKVRELADTILGQYENVQLIEPLDVIDFHNCAAKSYLILTDSGGVQEEAPSLGVPVLVLRDTTERPEGVKAGTLKLVGTDEETVYDETKQLLTDVKAYEKMAQAKNPYGDGYASQRILEAIAASFH from the coding sequence ATGATGATTAAAGTAATGTCGATCTTTGGAACACGTCCAGAAGCAATAAAAATGGCACCTTTGATCAAAGCGCTGGAAAAAGATGAGCGCTTTGAATCAATCGTGACGGTTACAGGCCAGCACCGTGAAATGTTAGACCAAGTGTTAGAAGTGTTTGAAATTACTCCTGATCACGATCTAGATGTGATGAGTGTCAATCAAACACTCACCGCTATTACAACGAAAGTTCTTTTATCATTAGAACCAATCTTACAAGCAGAACAGCCTGATATCGTCTTAGTTCATGGAGATACGACCACAACATTTGCTGCAGCGACCGCAGCATTTTATCAACAAATTAAAGTCGGACATGTCGAAGCAGGATTACGAACTTGGAACAAATGGTCACCGTTTCCTGAAGAAATCAATCGGCAAGCCACAGATGTTTTAGCGGATCTCTACTTTGCGCCAACCAATGAAAGTGCTGATAATCTTAGAAGAGAGCACCACGATGAAGCAAACATCTTCGTTACTGGCAATACGGCGATCGATGCGATGAGGTACACGATCGTGGCGGATCAAAAAAGCGATCATCTTTCGAGCAGCTCCACTAAACAATTATTAGTAACAATGCATCGACGTGAGAACCTAGGCGAGCCAATGGCGAACGTTTTTCAAGCATTAGGAAGGATTGCTGAAGAATTTTCTGATGTATCCATTATTTTTCCGATGCATAAAAATCCTAAAGTACGAGAATTAGCTGATACTATTTTAGGACAATATGAGAATGTTCAGCTGATCGAACCATTAGATGTCATTGATTTTCACAATTGTGCAGCCAAAAGTTATCTTATATTAACTGATTCAGGCGGAGTTCAAGAAGAGGCACCTTCTTTAGGTGTTCCGGTTCTTGTCTTACGTGATACCACTGAACGACCGGAAGGTGTAAAAGCCGGAACTTTAAAACTCGTTGGTACAGACGAAGAGACAGTTTATGACGAGACAAAACAATTGTTAACTGATGTAAAGGCTTATGAAAAGATGGCACAAGCAAAAAATCCTTATGGAGATGGTTACGCAAGTCAACGAATCTTAGAGGCTATCGCAGCCTCATTTCATTGA
- a CDS encoding peptide chain release factor 3 produces the protein MNNPNLKQQVDNRRTFAIISHPDAGKTTITEQLLLFGGAIRQAGTVKGKKTGNFAKSDWMEIEKQRGISVTSSVMQFDYHGKRVNILDTPGHEDFSEDTYRTLMAVDSAVMVIDSAKGIEAQTKKLFQVVKKRGIPIFTFINKLDRDGREPLELLEELEELLDIESYPMNWPIGMGKGLEGLYDIHHNRIEFYRPENYNDERLVALDEEGLLPEGHPLTENSLYEQVLEEVELLKEAGDSFNEEKIARGDQTPVFFGSALTNFGVQTFLETFVELAPSPYGHQTQSGQEVSPYEEEFSGFVFKIQANMNPAHRDRIAFVRICSGTFERGMDVQLERTGKKLKLSNVTQFMADSRENVENAVAGDIIGVYDTGNYQIGDTLYEGKLKVAYEELPSFTPELFMKVTAKNVMKQKSFHKGIYQLVQEGAIQLYKTYLTEEYIIGAVGQLQFEVFQYRMLNEYNAEVIMSPMGHKIARWIEPEDLDEKMSSSRNILARDRFDQPLFLFENQFAERWFADKYPNVKLKSLM, from the coding sequence ATGAATAACCCTAACTTAAAACAACAAGTAGATAACCGACGCACGTTTGCGATTATTTCCCATCCGGATGCTGGTAAAACAACGATTACTGAACAATTGCTTTTATTTGGTGGCGCAATACGTCAGGCAGGAACTGTCAAAGGGAAAAAGACTGGTAACTTTGCAAAATCTGACTGGATGGAAATTGAGAAGCAACGTGGAATCTCAGTTACCAGTTCTGTGATGCAGTTTGATTATCATGGTAAAAGAGTCAATATCTTAGATACCCCAGGGCATGAAGATTTTTCTGAAGATACGTATCGGACATTGATGGCTGTCGATAGTGCGGTTATGGTCATCGATAGTGCCAAAGGGATTGAAGCTCAAACAAAAAAATTATTCCAAGTCGTTAAAAAAAGAGGAATCCCTATTTTTACCTTTATCAATAAGTTAGATCGAGATGGTCGCGAACCATTAGAACTTTTAGAAGAATTGGAAGAGTTGCTCGATATCGAGTCTTATCCAATGAATTGGCCGATTGGTATGGGGAAAGGCTTAGAAGGACTCTATGATATCCACCATAATCGTATTGAGTTTTATCGCCCAGAAAACTATAATGATGAGCGCCTTGTTGCCTTGGATGAAGAAGGATTGCTGCCAGAAGGCCATCCTTTGACGGAAAATTCATTGTATGAACAAGTTCTTGAAGAAGTAGAATTGTTGAAAGAAGCAGGAGATTCTTTTAATGAAGAAAAAATTGCTCGGGGAGATCAGACACCGGTCTTCTTTGGTTCAGCGTTAACAAATTTTGGTGTGCAAACATTTTTAGAAACCTTCGTGGAATTAGCCCCTTCACCTTACGGACATCAAACACAATCAGGACAAGAAGTTAGTCCTTATGAAGAAGAATTTTCAGGTTTTGTCTTTAAGATCCAAGCCAATATGAATCCAGCTCACCGAGATCGGATTGCTTTTGTGCGAATCTGTTCTGGAACTTTTGAACGTGGGATGGATGTTCAATTAGAACGAACAGGTAAAAAATTGAAGTTAAGTAATGTGACGCAGTTTATGGCTGACTCAAGAGAGAATGTCGAGAATGCTGTAGCAGGGGATATTATCGGGGTCTATGATACAGGAAATTATCAAATTGGCGATACTCTTTATGAAGGGAAATTGAAGGTGGCGTATGAAGAGTTACCATCCTTTACTCCGGAATTATTTATGAAAGTCACTGCTAAAAATGTGATGAAACAAAAATCATTCCATAAAGGTATCTATCAGTTAGTCCAAGAAGGTGCGATCCAACTCTATAAAACTTATTTGACGGAAGAATACATCATTGGCGCAGTTGGACAACTTCAATTTGAAGTATTCCAATACCGGATGCTAAATGAATACAATGCAGAAGTGATTATGTCTCCTATGGGTCATAAAATTGCCCGTTGGATCGAGCCCGAAGATTTAGATGAGAAGATGAGTTCTAGTCGTAATATCTTGGCACGTGACCGTTTTGATCAGCCATTATTCTTGTTCGAAAACCAATTTGCTGAACGTTGGTTTGCTGACAAGTACCCAAATGTCAAATTAAAAAGTTTAATGTAA
- a CDS encoding polysaccharide lyase family 8 super-sandwich domain-containing protein: MKKAIIFALTGLALVVTSFYSPIVCAEDTEDFLFQKNVTYSGVEGGKQGDNWKYPQFVGEKAVDGDVSTRWSADKTDNQWLTVDIGEEKTIGQVVLHFHVESPEYEVLVSNDNQNYQSIYKEERGSGGKEAKKYIEVANVTARYIKYQQLKMWKHTNGQYYGSSIISMEAYRQARLPDGIKFSIDSAEISEKRSKQLTYILTPTGVQVPEKQIEWSSSDPSIVNVDSQGRMKALKTGEAKVTVRIKNTDLSDTIPVTVIQEKAEYREMREKWKARLLGSKEDHEEFDQDSDVKKYRARIAKDSLELWQTLNKSENRTYLWEKKSSDTLSADYTTQFTNIKKLTLGYYDPSSSLHKNQEVFTQILKAIDFMIETKNYNGTYWSGNWWDWQIGSAQPLTDTLILLHDDLIEKDDAILTKFVEPLNHYAQDPKVQWPSYTATGANLTDISITVLGTAILLENDSRVEAVQSAVPSVLKMVTGGDGLYSDGSLIQHSHFPYNGSYGNELLKGFGRVQTILQGTHWEIKDDNINNLFQVTDKGYLQLMVNGKMPSMVSGRSISRAPGTNPFTSEFESGKETIANLTLVAKFSPEILRKKIDSSIKAWLEHSSYFYDFFENPRDFEALIDLKKIMNEPSITSKEERNLVNVYGSMDRVFQKNESYSLGISMYSSRIGNYEFGNTENKKGWHTADGMVYLYNGDLAQFDEGYWVTIDSYRLPGTTIDTKVLAEGASTGKKSPQSWVGGSNNGKVAAVGMFLDKKNENMDLVAKKSWFLLEDKLINLGSGISGTTNATIETILDNRMMDSSNMQIIQKKTADSTWINLTSTNPLNNLGYIFPNTMSNVDVQKEIRSGKYLDINEYFVNDQSYTKEFVKIIKNHGSNAQNDTYEYLTVAGKTAEEMAEMAQHKSYNVLANTPEIQAIETKDYLMLNAWSGNQQAAFVHVSEPASIIAEKLSNDTYRLSIVNPVQNNKVIEFSIEKEIIEVIEKESEITMDSGAFLFDSKGLKGSSRSITIKVPSEVDKTALEKIVEENQNRNESDYTKESWKVFTKAMELAQAVLTDPKATQAEVDEAVQAVRKAIEQLQEVTKVDKTALEKLVEENQNRNESDYTKESWKVFTKAMELAQAVLTDPKATQAEVDEAVQAVRKAIEQLQEVTKVDKTALEKLVEENQNRNESDYTKESWKVFTKAMELAQAVLTDPKATQAEVDDAVQAVRKAVEQLQEVTKVDKTALEKLVEENQNRNESDYTKESWKVFTKAMELAQAVLTDPKATQAEVDEAVQAVRKAIEQLQEVTKVDKTALKKLVEENQNRVASGYTAESWQVFRKALEAAQAVLADSNTTQAEVDEAIQAVNKAIEQLQEVTKVDKTALKKLVEENQSRVASSYTAESWQVFRKALEAAQAVLADSNTTQAEVELVMNDLVQAIEQLENKETASSSEEDKNINNKAEQGKNTQEGNNEIGKSSISEETGKEGLLPKTGEKNNQVIQKLGYTILLVVFVSLFLLKGRKESKRS; the protein is encoded by the coding sequence ATGAAGAAGGCAATCATTTTTGCTTTAACAGGATTGGCGCTTGTTGTTACATCTTTTTACAGTCCAATCGTTTGTGCTGAAGATACTGAAGATTTTTTGTTTCAAAAGAATGTTACCTACTCAGGAGTAGAAGGTGGGAAACAAGGAGATAATTGGAAATATCCGCAATTTGTAGGTGAAAAAGCGGTTGATGGGGATGTATCGACGAGATGGTCAGCGGATAAAACAGATAATCAGTGGCTGACTGTTGATATTGGAGAAGAAAAAACAATTGGTCAGGTGGTTTTACACTTTCATGTGGAGAGTCCAGAATATGAGGTATTAGTTTCTAACGACAATCAAAATTATCAATCCATCTATAAGGAGGAGCGTGGAAGTGGCGGGAAAGAAGCAAAAAAATATATTGAAGTAGCGAATGTAACAGCTCGATATATTAAATACCAACAACTAAAAATGTGGAAGCACACGAATGGTCAATATTATGGTTCGAGCATTATTTCAATGGAAGCTTATCGTCAAGCACGTTTACCTGATGGGATAAAGTTTTCGATTGATTCAGCCGAAATCAGCGAGAAAAGATCCAAACAATTAACTTACATATTAACACCAACAGGCGTCCAAGTTCCTGAAAAACAAATTGAGTGGAGCAGTAGTGATCCTAGTATTGTCAATGTAGACAGTCAAGGAAGAATGAAAGCACTCAAAACCGGAGAAGCAAAGGTGACTGTGAGAATCAAAAATACGGATTTAAGTGATACGATTCCAGTTACGGTTATTCAAGAAAAAGCAGAGTATCGTGAAATGCGTGAGAAATGGAAAGCACGCTTGCTAGGATCTAAAGAAGATCATGAAGAATTTGATCAGGATTCGGACGTAAAAAAATATCGAGCGAGAATAGCCAAAGATAGTTTAGAATTATGGCAAACACTTAATAAGTCAGAAAATAGAACTTATTTGTGGGAGAAAAAAAGTTCAGACACATTATCAGCAGACTATACCACTCAATTTACCAACATCAAAAAATTGACATTAGGTTATTATGATCCTTCGAGTTCATTACATAAGAATCAAGAGGTTTTTACGCAAATTTTGAAAGCAATTGATTTTATGATTGAAACCAAAAACTACAATGGAACTTACTGGAGTGGGAATTGGTGGGATTGGCAAATTGGATCAGCACAGCCATTAACAGACACACTGATTTTATTACATGATGATTTAATCGAAAAAGATGATGCAATCTTAACTAAATTTGTTGAACCTTTAAACCACTATGCGCAAGATCCTAAAGTTCAATGGCCTAGCTATACGGCTACAGGAGCGAACTTAACAGATATATCTATTACCGTCTTAGGAACAGCCATTTTATTAGAAAATGATTCCCGAGTAGAGGCAGTTCAAAGCGCTGTTCCATCCGTTTTAAAAATGGTGACAGGAGGAGATGGCTTATATTCAGACGGCTCATTAATCCAACATAGTCATTTCCCATATAACGGAAGTTATGGAAATGAATTGCTGAAAGGCTTTGGACGGGTTCAAACGATTTTGCAAGGGACACATTGGGAAATCAAAGATGACAATATAAATAACTTGTTTCAAGTAACCGATAAAGGTTATTTACAATTGATGGTAAATGGAAAAATGCCCTCAATGGTATCAGGACGAAGTATTTCTAGAGCTCCTGGGACGAATCCCTTTACCTCTGAATTTGAATCTGGAAAGGAAACAATCGCCAATCTTACATTAGTAGCGAAATTTTCGCCAGAAATTTTACGCAAGAAAATTGATTCGTCTATTAAAGCATGGCTTGAGCATAGTAGTTATTTTTATGATTTTTTTGAAAATCCAAGAGACTTTGAAGCGTTGATTGATCTTAAGAAAATCATGAATGAGCCTTCGATAACTAGTAAAGAAGAACGAAATCTCGTGAATGTTTATGGTTCAATGGATCGGGTGTTTCAAAAAAACGAGAGTTATAGTCTCGGAATAAGTATGTACTCTAGTCGTATTGGAAATTATGAATTTGGAAATACTGAAAATAAAAAAGGATGGCATACGGCCGATGGGATGGTTTATCTTTATAACGGTGACCTCGCTCAATTTGATGAAGGTTATTGGGTCACTATTGATTCTTATCGCTTACCAGGTACCACTATAGACACAAAAGTGTTAGCAGAAGGTGCTTCTACTGGTAAAAAGAGTCCTCAGTCTTGGGTGGGAGGATCGAATAATGGCAAAGTAGCTGCAGTCGGAATGTTTTTAGATAAGAAAAATGAAAATATGGATTTGGTAGCAAAGAAATCATGGTTTTTGTTAGAAGATAAATTGATTAATTTAGGCAGTGGAATCAGCGGAACAACGAATGCGACAATTGAGACGATCCTTGATAATCGAATGATGGATTCAAGTAACATGCAAATTATCCAAAAGAAAACAGCTGATTCTACTTGGATCAATCTTACTTCGACAAATCCACTCAATAATTTAGGTTACATTTTTCCAAATACCATGTCGAACGTTGACGTTCAAAAAGAAATTCGATCTGGCAAATATTTGGATATCAACGAATATTTTGTCAATGATCAATCATATACAAAAGAATTTGTAAAAATCATCAAAAATCATGGAAGTAACGCTCAAAATGATACTTATGAGTATTTGACTGTTGCTGGAAAGACAGCAGAAGAAATGGCAGAAATGGCGCAACATAAAAGCTATAATGTGTTAGCAAACACACCAGAAATCCAAGCGATTGAGACAAAAGACTATCTCATGTTGAATGCTTGGAGTGGAAATCAACAGGCAGCTTTTGTTCACGTATCTGAACCTGCATCCATTATTGCAGAAAAATTGAGTAATGATACTTATCGACTGTCAATTGTGAATCCTGTTCAAAATAATAAGGTGATTGAATTTTCGATTGAGAAAGAGATCATTGAGGTTATCGAAAAAGAGTCCGAAATTACCATGGATTCAGGAGCATTTCTATTTGATAGCAAAGGGTTAAAAGGAAGTTCGAGATCAATTACTATCAAAGTTCCTTCAGAAGTAGATAAAACGGCATTAGAAAAAATAGTCGAAGAAAATCAAAACCGAAACGAAAGCGACTATACAAAAGAAAGTTGGAAAGTCTTCACTAAGGCAATGGAATTAGCCCAAGCGGTGTTAACAGATCCAAAAGCAACGCAAGCCGAAGTAGATGAAGCAGTTCAAGCAGTGAGAAAAGCCATCGAGCAACTGCAAGAAGTAACTAAGGTAGACAAAACAGCATTAGAAAAATTGGTCGAAGAAAACCAAAACCGAAACGAAAGCGACTATACAAAAGAAAGTTGGAAAGTCTTCACTAAGGCAATGGAATTAGCCCAAGCGGTGTTAACAGATCCAAAAGCAACGCAAGCCGAAGTAGATGAAGCAGTTCAAGCAGTGAGAAAAGCCATCGAGCAACTGCAAGAAGTAACTAAGGTAGACAAAACAGCATTAGAAAAATTGGTCGAAGAAAACCAAAACCGAAACGAAAGCGACTATACAAAAGAAAGTTGGAAAGTCTTCACTAAGGCAATGGAATTAGCCCAAGCGGTGTTAACAGATCCAAAAGCAACGCAAGCCGAAGTAGACGATGCAGTTCAAGCAGTGAGAAAAGCCGTCGAGCAACTGCAAGAAGTAACTAAAGTAGACAAAACAGCATTAGAAAAATTGGTCGAAGAAAACCAAAACCGAAACGAAAGCGACTATACAAAAGAAAGTTGGAAAGTCTTCACTAAGGCAATGGAATTAGCCCAAGCGGTGTTAACAGATCCAAAAGCAACGCAAGCCGAAGTAGATGAAGCAGTTCAAGCAGTGAGAAAAGCCATCGAGCAACTGCAAGAAGTAACTAAGGTAGACAAAACAGCATTAAAAAAATTGGTCGAAGAAAACCAAAACCGAGTTGCAAGTGGTTATACAGCAGAAAGTTGGCAAGTGTTCCGCAAAGCGTTGGAAGCAGCGCAAGCAGTGTTAGCTGATTCAAATACTACGCAAGCTGAAGTAGACGAAGCAATCCAAGCAGTGAATAAAGCCATCGAACAACTGCAAGAAGTAACTAAAGTAGACAAAACAGCATTAAAAAAATTGGTCGAAGAAAACCAAAGCCGAGTTGCAAGTAGTTATACAGCGGAAAGTTGGCAAGTGTTCCGCAAAGCGCTGGAAGCAGCGCAAGCAGTGTTAGCTGATTCAAATACTACGCAAGCTGAAGTCGAACTAGTGATGAACGATTTGGTGCAGGCCATCGAACAATTAGAGAATAAAGAAACTGCATCATCCTCTGAGGAAGATAAAAACATCAATAATAAAGCAGAGCAAGGTAAAAATACACAAGAGGGCAACAATGAAATAGGTAAATCTTCTATTAGTGAAGAGACCGGTAAGGAAGGTTTATTACCAAAAACAGGTGAAAAAAATAACCAAGTTATTCAAAAATTAGGATATACAATTTTATTAGTGGTATTCGTTAGCTTGTTCCTATTGAAAGGTCGAAAGGAATCTAAGAGGAGTTAA